From Syngnathoides biaculeatus isolate LvHL_M chromosome 19, ASM1980259v1, whole genome shotgun sequence, a single genomic window includes:
- the ube2wb gene encoding probable ubiquitin-conjugating enzyme E2 W-B isoform X1: protein MASMQKRLQKELLALQHDPPPGMTLNEKSVQNTITQWIVDMEGAPGTLYEGEKFQLLFKFSSRYPFDSPQVMFTGDNVPVHPHVYSNGHICLSILTEDWSPALSVQSVCLSIISMLSSCKEKRRPPDNSFYVRTCNKNPKKTKWWYHDDTC, encoded by the exons ATGGCGTCGATGCAG AAACGGCTACAAAAGGAATTATTAGCCCTGCAACATGATCCACCCCCAGGAATGACGCTAAATGAAAAAAGTGTACAGAACACCATAACACA GTGGATCGTTGACATGGAGGGGGCCCCCGGCACACTTTACGAAGGAGAGAAATTTCAGCTCCTCTTCAAATTTAGTAGTCGATATCCTTTCGATTCACCTCAG GTAATGTTCACAGGGGACAATGTACCTGTCCACCCTCACGTGTATAGCAACGGTCACATCTGTCTATCCATCCTGACGgaagactggtcaccagccctCTCTGTGCAATCTGTTTGTCTTAGCATTATTAGCATGTTGTCCAGCTGCAAAGAAAAG AGACGACCTCCTGACAACTCTTTTTACGTAAGAACGTGTAACAAAAAtccaaagaagacaaaatggTGGTATCACG ATGATACTTGCTAA
- the ube2wb gene encoding probable ubiquitin-conjugating enzyme E2 W-B isoform X2, with product MTMLKRLQKELLALQHDPPPGMTLNEKSVQNTITQWIVDMEGAPGTLYEGEKFQLLFKFSSRYPFDSPQVMFTGDNVPVHPHVYSNGHICLSILTEDWSPALSVQSVCLSIISMLSSCKEKRRPPDNSFYVRTCNKNPKKTKWWYHDDTC from the exons ATGACAATGCTT AAACGGCTACAAAAGGAATTATTAGCCCTGCAACATGATCCACCCCCAGGAATGACGCTAAATGAAAAAAGTGTACAGAACACCATAACACA GTGGATCGTTGACATGGAGGGGGCCCCCGGCACACTTTACGAAGGAGAGAAATTTCAGCTCCTCTTCAAATTTAGTAGTCGATATCCTTTCGATTCACCTCAG GTAATGTTCACAGGGGACAATGTACCTGTCCACCCTCACGTGTATAGCAACGGTCACATCTGTCTATCCATCCTGACGgaagactggtcaccagccctCTCTGTGCAATCTGTTTGTCTTAGCATTATTAGCATGTTGTCCAGCTGCAAAGAAAAG AGACGACCTCCTGACAACTCTTTTTACGTAAGAACGTGTAACAAAAAtccaaagaagacaaaatggTGGTATCACG ATGATACTTGCTAA
- the ube2wb gene encoding probable ubiquitin-conjugating enzyme E2 W-B isoform X3, with the protein MTLNEKSVQNTITQWIVDMEGAPGTLYEGEKFQLLFKFSSRYPFDSPQVMFTGDNVPVHPHVYSNGHICLSILTEDWSPALSVQSVCLSIISMLSSCKEKRRPPDNSFYVRTCNKNPKKTKWWYHDDTC; encoded by the exons ATGACGCTAAATGAAAAAAGTGTACAGAACACCATAACACA GTGGATCGTTGACATGGAGGGGGCCCCCGGCACACTTTACGAAGGAGAGAAATTTCAGCTCCTCTTCAAATTTAGTAGTCGATATCCTTTCGATTCACCTCAG GTAATGTTCACAGGGGACAATGTACCTGTCCACCCTCACGTGTATAGCAACGGTCACATCTGTCTATCCATCCTGACGgaagactggtcaccagccctCTCTGTGCAATCTGTTTGTCTTAGCATTATTAGCATGTTGTCCAGCTGCAAAGAAAAG AGACGACCTCCTGACAACTCTTTTTACGTAAGAACGTGTAACAAAAAtccaaagaagacaaaatggTGGTATCACG ATGATACTTGCTAA